In a single window of the Nymphalis io chromosome 20, ilAglIoxx1.1, whole genome shotgun sequence genome:
- the LOC126776255 gene encoding hsp90 co-chaperone Cdc37 — MVDYSKWKDIEISDDEDETHPNIDTPSLFRWRHQARVERMEERKREKEEHEQRKAENIRKLAETKKKIAEASSNSTDLDSLKKALADLEKEEREIKAKEDDLKKKEKKTPWNVDTISEPGFTKTIINTKATRPKDENLTEEEKEAKMKKFIKDNESFLKQFGMLRRYDDSKQFLQTHSQLVCEETANYLVIWCINLEMEEKHDLMAHVAHQTICMQYILELSKQLDVDPRACVGSFFSRIQVAEKTYKDSFDDELEQFKARIKKRAAEKIQEAIREQEEEERKARLGPGGLDPVEVYEELPDELKKCFDAQDVPLLQATIAKMPEQEAVYYMKRCVDAGLWVPGKNDEEATMKDNASPTEQKKDEPPSISTEDLD; from the exons ATGGTGGACTACAGTAAATGGAAGGATATCGAG ATATCAGATGATGAAGATGAGACTCATCCGAACATTGACACTCCGTCTTTGTTCCGTTGGCGGCACCAAGCCCGAGTGGAACGTATGGAGGAAAGAAAGCGTGAAAAAGAGGAACACGAACAACGTAAAGCTGAAAATATTAGAAAACTAGctgaaacaaaaaagaaaatcgcGGAAGCATCTTCTAACTCAACTGACCTTGACTCTTTGAAGAAGGCTCTTGCTGATCTTGAAAAAGAGGAAAGAGAGATTAAAGCAAAAGAAGATGATTTGAAAAAGAAAGAGAAGAAAACTCCCTGGAATGTAGATACTATAAGTGAACCAGGTTTtaccaaaacaataataaacacaaaagcTACGCGGCCGAAAGATGAAAACTTAACAGAAGAAGAGAAAGAAGCAAAAatgaaaaagtttataaaggACAATGAGAGTTTTTTGAAGCAGTTTGGGATGTTGCGACGGTATGATGATTCAAAGCAGTTCCTTCAAACGCACAGTCAATTAGTGTGTGAAGAAACAGCTAATTACCTTGTTATTTGGTGTATAAATTTGGAAATGGAAGAG AAACATGACTTAATGGCTCATGTAGCACACCAAACCATTTGTATGCAATATATATTAGAGCTATCTAAACAATTGGATGTTGATCCACGAGCCTGTGTGGGGTCATTCTTCTCCAG AATTCAAGTGGCTGAAAAAACATACAAAGACTCATTCGATGATGAATTGGAACAATTCAAAGCTAGAATTAAGAAGAGAGCAGCAGAAAAGATTCAAGAGGCAATACGTGAGCAAGAAGAGGAGGAAAGAAAGGCAAGGCTTGGTCCAGGAGGATTAGATCCAGTTGAAGTTTATGAAGAACTGCCTGAT gaACTGAAAAAATGCTTTGATGCACAAGATGTTCCATTGCTTCAAGCAACCATCGCAAAAATGCCAGAACAGGAAGCTGTTTATTACATGAAGAGATGTGTAGACGCTGGTTTGTGGGTTCCCGGGAAAAATGATGAAGAAGCAACAATGAAAGACAATGCATCACCCACTGAGCAAAAAAAAGATGAACCTCCTTCAATTAGCACTGAAGATTTAGACTGA
- the LOC126776251 gene encoding regulator of gene activity isoform X1 — translation MKKRFHKNTPPKVMANLNFQQAPRSLASGGVGGRVGSGLVGGVSGHVTPTFGGALSPGRGSTAMPGGAPPSMASRSTLFGQRAFADRRVPMPTPLSQANSNSMSSMANLSRFNAGNYHSVFGEGGDTSTPPLLDLSEFPSLTARGAGDQAPAAAPPPPGSKPYVGMVKQPTSEQSEFTMSSEDFPALPGTSAGTHAPAPPADYAHAPDKPSRKGIQTSPDVISQGAHTEYYGKVTNIPETMIPNQFGIVGLLTFIRAAESDPSLVSLALGQDLTALGLNLNSPDNLYLTFAGPWADTPCRPQDMDYHVPPEYLINGSIREKLAPLRLSRYKEDLLFYLFYCFVGDVLQIAAAAELYNREWRYHMEEKVWISQAPGMPMVEKTSTYERGTYYFFDAHNWRKVAKEFHLDYSKLEGRPQLPPHVLT, via the exons atgaaaaagcGATTTCATAAAAATACTCCTCCTAag GTTATGGCAAACTTGAATTTCCAACAAGCGCCTAGAAGCCTAGCTAGTGGCGGTGTTGGAGGCCGAGTTGGTTCAGGATTGGTCGGTGGCGTATCAGGGCATGTGACACCAACATTTGGTGGTGCCCTGTCACCTGGACGGGGTTCCACGGCTATGCCTGGAGGAGCTCCTCCCTCCATGGCTTCTAGATCTACTTTATTTGGACAAAGAGCATTCGCTGACCGTAGGGTACCAATGCCAACACCACTGTCACAAGCCAACTCAAATTCAATG TCGAGTATGGCGAATCTGTCGAGGTTCAACGCGGGGAACTACCATTCGGTGTTCGGCGAGGGCGGGGACACGTCGACGCCGCCGCTGTTGGACCTCAGCGAGTTCCCGTCGCTTACGGCGCGAGGCGCCGGCGACCAggcgcccgccgccgcgccgccgccgcccggcTCTAAACCTTACG TGGGTATGGTGAAGCAGCCTACATCTGAGCAGTCTGAGTTCACGATGTCGTCAGAGGACTTCCCCGCGCTCCCGGGTACGTCTGCGGGTACGcatgcgcccgcgccgcccgcggaCTACGCGCATGCGCCCGACAAACCATCACGGAAAGGCATACAGACATCACCGGATG TCATCAGTCAAGGAGCACATACGGAATACTATG gcaAAGTGACGAACATACCAGAGACAATGATACCAAACCAGTTTGGTATAGTGGGGCTTTTGACCTTTATCAGGGCGGCAGAATCAGACCCCAGTCTGGTGTCGTTAGCATTGGGGCAAGATCTCACAGCATTAGGCCTCAACCTCAACTCACCAGACAATTTATACCTTACCTTTGCTGGACCGTGGGCGGATACGCCCTGCAG ACCACAAGACATGGACTACCACGTGCCCCCCGAGTATCTGATAAATGGATCTATCAGAGAAAAGCTGGCACCCTTAAGACTTAGTCGATATAAAGAGGATCTGTTATTCTACCTTTTTTACTGCTTCGTGGGCGACGTTCTGCAAATTGCAGCCGCGGCCGAATT ATACAACCGTGAATGGCGGTATCACATGGAGGAGAAGGTGTGGATCTCTCAAGCGCCTGGCATGCCCATGGTGGAGAAAACGTCCACTTACGAGCGCGGCACCTATTACTTCTTCGATGCGCACAATTGGCGCAAG GTGGCGAAAGAATTCCACTTAGACTACAGCAAGCTCGAGGGCCGACCGCAGCTGCCGCCGCACGTGCTCACGTAG
- the LOC126776251 gene encoding regulator of gene activity isoform X3: MANLNFQQAPRSLASGGVGGRVGSGLVGGVSGHVTPTFGGALSPGRGSTAMPGGAPPSMASRSTLFGQRAFADRRVPMPTPLSQANSNSMSSMANLSRFNAGNYHSVFGEGGDTSTPPLLDLSEFPSLTARGAGDQAPAAAPPPPGSKPYVGMVKQPTSEQSEFTMSSEDFPALPGTSAGTHAPAPPADYAHAPDKPSRKGIQTSPDVISQGAHTEYYGKVTNIPETMIPNQFGIVGLLTFIRAAESDPSLVSLALGQDLTALGLNLNSPDNLYLTFAGPWADTPCRPQDMDYHVPPEYLINGSIREKLAPLRLSRYKEDLLFYLFYCFVGDVLQIAAAAELYNREWRYHMEEKVWISQAPGMPMVEKTSTYERGTYYFFDAHNWRKVAKEFHLDYSKLEGRPQLPPHVLT, from the exons ATGGCAAACTTGAATTTCCAACAAGCGCCTAGAAGCCTAGCTAGTGGCGGTGTTGGAGGCCGAGTTGGTTCAGGATTGGTCGGTGGCGTATCAGGGCATGTGACACCAACATTTGGTGGTGCCCTGTCACCTGGACGGGGTTCCACGGCTATGCCTGGAGGAGCTCCTCCCTCCATGGCTTCTAGATCTACTTTATTTGGACAAAGAGCATTCGCTGACCGTAGGGTACCAATGCCAACACCACTGTCACAAGCCAACTCAAATTCAATG TCGAGTATGGCGAATCTGTCGAGGTTCAACGCGGGGAACTACCATTCGGTGTTCGGCGAGGGCGGGGACACGTCGACGCCGCCGCTGTTGGACCTCAGCGAGTTCCCGTCGCTTACGGCGCGAGGCGCCGGCGACCAggcgcccgccgccgcgccgccgccgcccggcTCTAAACCTTACG TGGGTATGGTGAAGCAGCCTACATCTGAGCAGTCTGAGTTCACGATGTCGTCAGAGGACTTCCCCGCGCTCCCGGGTACGTCTGCGGGTACGcatgcgcccgcgccgcccgcggaCTACGCGCATGCGCCCGACAAACCATCACGGAAAGGCATACAGACATCACCGGATG TCATCAGTCAAGGAGCACATACGGAATACTATG gcaAAGTGACGAACATACCAGAGACAATGATACCAAACCAGTTTGGTATAGTGGGGCTTTTGACCTTTATCAGGGCGGCAGAATCAGACCCCAGTCTGGTGTCGTTAGCATTGGGGCAAGATCTCACAGCATTAGGCCTCAACCTCAACTCACCAGACAATTTATACCTTACCTTTGCTGGACCGTGGGCGGATACGCCCTGCAG ACCACAAGACATGGACTACCACGTGCCCCCCGAGTATCTGATAAATGGATCTATCAGAGAAAAGCTGGCACCCTTAAGACTTAGTCGATATAAAGAGGATCTGTTATTCTACCTTTTTTACTGCTTCGTGGGCGACGTTCTGCAAATTGCAGCCGCGGCCGAATT ATACAACCGTGAATGGCGGTATCACATGGAGGAGAAGGTGTGGATCTCTCAAGCGCCTGGCATGCCCATGGTGGAGAAAACGTCCACTTACGAGCGCGGCACCTATTACTTCTTCGATGCGCACAATTGGCGCAAG GTGGCGAAAGAATTCCACTTAGACTACAGCAAGCTCGAGGGCCGACCGCAGCTGCCGCCGCACGTGCTCACGTAG
- the LOC126776251 gene encoding regulator of gene activity isoform X2, whose protein sequence is MKKRFHKNTPPKVMANLNFQQAPRSLASGGVGGRVGSGLVGGVSGHVTPTFGGALSPGRGSTAMPGGAPPSMASRSTLFGQRAFADRRVPMPTPLSQANSNSMSSMANLSRFNAGNYHSVFGEGGDTSTPPLLDLSEFPSLTARGAGDQAPAAAPPPPGSKPYVGMVKQPTSEQSEFTMSSEDFPALPGTSAGTHAPAPPADYAHAPDKPSRKGIQTSPDGKVTNIPETMIPNQFGIVGLLTFIRAAESDPSLVSLALGQDLTALGLNLNSPDNLYLTFAGPWADTPCRPQDMDYHVPPEYLINGSIREKLAPLRLSRYKEDLLFYLFYCFVGDVLQIAAAAELYNREWRYHMEEKVWISQAPGMPMVEKTSTYERGTYYFFDAHNWRKVAKEFHLDYSKLEGRPQLPPHVLT, encoded by the exons atgaaaaagcGATTTCATAAAAATACTCCTCCTAag GTTATGGCAAACTTGAATTTCCAACAAGCGCCTAGAAGCCTAGCTAGTGGCGGTGTTGGAGGCCGAGTTGGTTCAGGATTGGTCGGTGGCGTATCAGGGCATGTGACACCAACATTTGGTGGTGCCCTGTCACCTGGACGGGGTTCCACGGCTATGCCTGGAGGAGCTCCTCCCTCCATGGCTTCTAGATCTACTTTATTTGGACAAAGAGCATTCGCTGACCGTAGGGTACCAATGCCAACACCACTGTCACAAGCCAACTCAAATTCAATG TCGAGTATGGCGAATCTGTCGAGGTTCAACGCGGGGAACTACCATTCGGTGTTCGGCGAGGGCGGGGACACGTCGACGCCGCCGCTGTTGGACCTCAGCGAGTTCCCGTCGCTTACGGCGCGAGGCGCCGGCGACCAggcgcccgccgccgcgccgccgccgcccggcTCTAAACCTTACG TGGGTATGGTGAAGCAGCCTACATCTGAGCAGTCTGAGTTCACGATGTCGTCAGAGGACTTCCCCGCGCTCCCGGGTACGTCTGCGGGTACGcatgcgcccgcgccgcccgcggaCTACGCGCATGCGCCCGACAAACCATCACGGAAAGGCATACAGACATCACCGGATG gcaAAGTGACGAACATACCAGAGACAATGATACCAAACCAGTTTGGTATAGTGGGGCTTTTGACCTTTATCAGGGCGGCAGAATCAGACCCCAGTCTGGTGTCGTTAGCATTGGGGCAAGATCTCACAGCATTAGGCCTCAACCTCAACTCACCAGACAATTTATACCTTACCTTTGCTGGACCGTGGGCGGATACGCCCTGCAG ACCACAAGACATGGACTACCACGTGCCCCCCGAGTATCTGATAAATGGATCTATCAGAGAAAAGCTGGCACCCTTAAGACTTAGTCGATATAAAGAGGATCTGTTATTCTACCTTTTTTACTGCTTCGTGGGCGACGTTCTGCAAATTGCAGCCGCGGCCGAATT ATACAACCGTGAATGGCGGTATCACATGGAGGAGAAGGTGTGGATCTCTCAAGCGCCTGGCATGCCCATGGTGGAGAAAACGTCCACTTACGAGCGCGGCACCTATTACTTCTTCGATGCGCACAATTGGCGCAAG GTGGCGAAAGAATTCCACTTAGACTACAGCAAGCTCGAGGGCCGACCGCAGCTGCCGCCGCACGTGCTCACGTAG
- the LOC126776251 gene encoding CCR4-NOT transcription complex subunit 2 isoform X4, producing the protein MKKRFHKNTPPKVMANLNFQQAPRSLASGGVGGRVGSGLVGGVSGHVTPTFGGALSPGRGSTAMPGGAPPSMASRSTLFGQRAFADRRVPMPTPLSQANSNSMSSMANLSRFNAGNYHSVFGEGGDTSTPPLLDLSEFPSLTARGAGDQAPAAAPPPPGSKPYGKVTNIPETMIPNQFGIVGLLTFIRAAESDPSLVSLALGQDLTALGLNLNSPDNLYLTFAGPWADTPCRPQDMDYHVPPEYLINGSIREKLAPLRLSRYKEDLLFYLFYCFVGDVLQIAAAAELYNREWRYHMEEKVWISQAPGMPMVEKTSTYERGTYYFFDAHNWRKVAKEFHLDYSKLEGRPQLPPHVLT; encoded by the exons atgaaaaagcGATTTCATAAAAATACTCCTCCTAag GTTATGGCAAACTTGAATTTCCAACAAGCGCCTAGAAGCCTAGCTAGTGGCGGTGTTGGAGGCCGAGTTGGTTCAGGATTGGTCGGTGGCGTATCAGGGCATGTGACACCAACATTTGGTGGTGCCCTGTCACCTGGACGGGGTTCCACGGCTATGCCTGGAGGAGCTCCTCCCTCCATGGCTTCTAGATCTACTTTATTTGGACAAAGAGCATTCGCTGACCGTAGGGTACCAATGCCAACACCACTGTCACAAGCCAACTCAAATTCAATG TCGAGTATGGCGAATCTGTCGAGGTTCAACGCGGGGAACTACCATTCGGTGTTCGGCGAGGGCGGGGACACGTCGACGCCGCCGCTGTTGGACCTCAGCGAGTTCCCGTCGCTTACGGCGCGAGGCGCCGGCGACCAggcgcccgccgccgcgccgccgccgcccggcTCTAAACCTTACG gcaAAGTGACGAACATACCAGAGACAATGATACCAAACCAGTTTGGTATAGTGGGGCTTTTGACCTTTATCAGGGCGGCAGAATCAGACCCCAGTCTGGTGTCGTTAGCATTGGGGCAAGATCTCACAGCATTAGGCCTCAACCTCAACTCACCAGACAATTTATACCTTACCTTTGCTGGACCGTGGGCGGATACGCCCTGCAG ACCACAAGACATGGACTACCACGTGCCCCCCGAGTATCTGATAAATGGATCTATCAGAGAAAAGCTGGCACCCTTAAGACTTAGTCGATATAAAGAGGATCTGTTATTCTACCTTTTTTACTGCTTCGTGGGCGACGTTCTGCAAATTGCAGCCGCGGCCGAATT ATACAACCGTGAATGGCGGTATCACATGGAGGAGAAGGTGTGGATCTCTCAAGCGCCTGGCATGCCCATGGTGGAGAAAACGTCCACTTACGAGCGCGGCACCTATTACTTCTTCGATGCGCACAATTGGCGCAAG GTGGCGAAAGAATTCCACTTAGACTACAGCAAGCTCGAGGGCCGACCGCAGCTGCCGCCGCACGTGCTCACGTAG
- the LOC126776264 gene encoding V-type proton ATPase subunit E, with amino-acid sequence MALSDADVQKQIKHMMAFIEQEANEKAEEIDAKAEEEFNIEKGRLVQQQRLKIMEYYEKKEKQVELQKKIQSSNMLNQARLKVLKVREDHVRNVLDEARKRLAEVPSDTKLYSDLLVTLIVQALFQLVEPAVTIRVRQADKSLVESLFGRVQQDYKAKIKKDIQLKVDPDHYLSADTCGGVELIAAKGRIKICNTLESRLELIAQQLLPEIRTALFGRNPNRRFTD; translated from the exons ATGGCGCTCAGCGATGCAGATGTTCAAAAACAg ATCAAACATATGATGGCCTTCATCGAACAAGAGGCCAATGAAAAGGCCGAAGAAATCGATGCAAAGGCTGAAGAGGAGTTCAATATTGAAAAAGGCCGTCTTGTTCAACAACAGCGGCTTAAGATCATGGAATACTATGAAAAGAAGGAAAAGCAAGTTGAACTTCAAAAAAAGAT CCAATCCTCGAACATGCTGAACCAAGCTCGTCTGAAGGTACTCAAAGTACGTGAAGACCATGTACGCAATGTACTTGACGAGGCCCGCAAGCGTCTGGCTGAGGTCCCAAGTGACACAAAGCTGTACTCTGATCTGCTTGTAACACTCATTGTTCAGGCTCTCTTCCAG cttgTAGAACCTGCAGTGACCATCCGTGTCAGACAGGCAGACAAGAGCCTGGTGGAATCTCTCTTTGGTAGGGTTCAACAGGACTACAAAGCCAAGATAAAGAAGGATATTCAGCTCAAAGTAGACCCAGACCACTATCTGTCTGCAGACACTTGTGGAGGTGTTGAGCTTATTGCAGCTAAGGGTCGCATCAag ATTTGCAACACCCTGGAGTCTCGCTTGGAGCTCATTGCCCAACAGCTGCTGCCAGAGATCCGTACAGCTCTGTTTGGACGTAACCCTAACCGTAGATTCACTGATTAA